One Apostichopus japonicus isolate 1M-3 chromosome 7, ASM3797524v1, whole genome shotgun sequence genomic region harbors:
- the LOC139969337 gene encoding sterile alpha motif domain-containing protein 3-like isoform X2, translating into MAIVLLVSFGTEHRVLSATQNEVITKVRDLFHIPQEYEIKLQRYSQDWGEWLTIDQSEIKNRDKVRVQSCIMDLTNIATCSTLTSDPVPACSSIFSSVMEDSLENDPFSSLESEIEPVATTNQTSPFTTSAEESEPPTTRAKTATGRVKLELKSWPVDVKIPCENMSSQLRSTLDQGIFPTTKQRRQLIQVLYDYMLQFGRYPSRFHYEQVAQQLIKEYPCLAQNNIPSAKPYDYWKLKISDKFRNERKSMGNLVDEERRRKVRKVSHQPELEGEDHGSIMMHIKWMQDESTKKTPDWKKVKALMEITFHERRGDITNKMMVQDIKEKYPFLFSITEIHNEFERITGVAGVTTITKNLRPFVEGILHFPYKDKHAENFIKTTFANKLTEAVTMEKAEEIKIIAALSLLPSLFKKNPSSIMGTKDEHSNENLAPFLLVSSKNIFEADGFVVNCEQVEVCSCKTFMEGLALLVESFWVFDMQYPKATKDIYNFMECCLFKLKAVKPSRCVYSVLTKLSFPDST; encoded by the exons ATGGCCATTGTCTTATTAGTGTCCTTTGGAACAGAACACCGGGTTCTATCAGCAACGCAAAATGAGGTCATTACCAAAGTTAGAGATCTATTTCATATTCCACAAGAATATGAAATTAAACTTCAACGATACAGCCAAGATTGGGGAGAGTGGCTGACGATTGATCAATCAGAGATCAAAAACAGGGACAAAGTCAGAGTGCAAAGCTGCATTATGGACTTGACTAATATTGCAACTTGCAGTACACTTACAAGTGACCCAGTTCCAGCTTGCTCATCTATCTTCAGTAGTGTGATGGAAGATTCACTAGAAAATGACCCCTTTTCTTCACTGGAAAGTGAAATAGAGCCGGTGGCAACAACAAACCAGACAAGTCCTTTCACAACCAGTGCAGAGGAATCAGAACCACCTACCACTAGAGCAAAAACGGCTACTGGACG TGTGAAACTGGAGTTGAAATCATGGCCTGTCGATGTTAAGATACCATGTGAGAATATGTCATCACAACTACGCAGTACTCTTGATCAGGGAATCTTCCCTACAACGAAGCAAAGAAGACAACTAATCCAAGTCTTGTATGACTATATGCTACAGTTTGGAAG ATACCCCAGCAGATTTCATTATGAACAGGTTGCACAACAACTGATTAAGGAGTACCCATGCCTAGCACAAAACAACATACCATCAGCAAAACCATAT GATTATTGGAAACTAAAAATTTCCGACAAGTTTAGGAATGAACGGAAAAGTATGGGAAACTTGGTTGATGAAGAGAGACGAAGGAAGGTCAGGAAAGTCTCACACCAACCTGAACTTGAAGGCGAAGATCATGGCAGCATTATGATGCACATAAA ATGGATGCAAGATGAGAGTACAAAGAAGACTCCAGATTGGAAGAAAGTAAAAGCCTTAATGGAAATTACATTCCATGAACGACGAGGCGACATCACCAACAAGATGATGGTACAGGACATTAAGGAAAAGTACCCATTTCTCTTTAGCATTACTGAG ATTCACAATGAGTTTGAGAGGATTACTGGTGTTGCTGGTGTGACAACAATTACAAAGAACTTGAGGCCATTTGTCGAAGGTATTTTGCACTTCCCATACAAGGACAAACATGctgaaaatttcatcaagacAACATTTGCAAACAAGTTGACAGAAGCTGTAACAATGGAAAAGGCTGAag AGATCAAAATAATCGCTGCACTGTCTTTACTGCCATCACTGTTTAAGAAGAATCCATCATCAATCATGGGCACCAAAGATGAGCACAGTAAC GAGAACTTAGCACCATTTTTATTGGTCAGCAGCAAGAACATCTTCGAGGCAGATGGATTTGTTGTCAATTGTGAGCAAGTGGAGGTATGCAGTTGTAAAACTTTCATGGAAGGACTGGCTTTACTTGTAGAATCTTTTTGGGTATTTGACATGCAATACCCAAAGGCAACTAAAGACATTTATAACTTTATGGAATGCTGCTTGTTCAAACTGAAAGCAGTCAAACCATCACGATGTGTGTATTCAGTTTTAACTAAGCTTTCATTCCCAGACAGTACCTGA
- the LOC139969337 gene encoding uncharacterized protein isoform X1, whose translation MAIVLLVSFGTEHRVLSATQNEVITKVRDLFHIPQEYEIKLQRYSQDWGEWLTIDQSEIKNRDKVRVQSCIMDLTNIATCSTLTSDPVPACSSIFSSVMEDSLENDPFSSLESEIEPVATTNQTSPFTTSAEESEPPTTRAKTATGRVKLELKSWPVDVKIPCENMSSQLRSTLDQGIFPTTKQRRQLIQVLYDYMLQFGRYPSRFHYEQVAQQLIKEYPCLAQNNIPSAKPYVSPSKDYWKLKISDKFRNERKSMGNLVDEERRRKVRKVSHQPELEGEDHGSIMMHIKWMQDESTKKTPDWKKVKALMEITFHERRGDITNKMMVQDIKEKYPFLFSITEIHNEFERITGVAGVTTITKNLRPFVEGILHFPYKDKHAENFIKTTFANKLTEAVTMEKAEEIKIIAALSLLPSLFKKNPSSIMGTKDEHSNENLAPFLLVSSKNIFEADGFVVNCEQVEVCSCKTFMEGLALLVESFWVFDMQYPKATKDIYNFMECCLFKLKAVKPSRCVYSVLTKLSFPDST comes from the exons ATGGCCATTGTCTTATTAGTGTCCTTTGGAACAGAACACCGGGTTCTATCAGCAACGCAAAATGAGGTCATTACCAAAGTTAGAGATCTATTTCATATTCCACAAGAATATGAAATTAAACTTCAACGATACAGCCAAGATTGGGGAGAGTGGCTGACGATTGATCAATCAGAGATCAAAAACAGGGACAAAGTCAGAGTGCAAAGCTGCATTATGGACTTGACTAATATTGCAACTTGCAGTACACTTACAAGTGACCCAGTTCCAGCTTGCTCATCTATCTTCAGTAGTGTGATGGAAGATTCACTAGAAAATGACCCCTTTTCTTCACTGGAAAGTGAAATAGAGCCGGTGGCAACAACAAACCAGACAAGTCCTTTCACAACCAGTGCAGAGGAATCAGAACCACCTACCACTAGAGCAAAAACGGCTACTGGACG TGTGAAACTGGAGTTGAAATCATGGCCTGTCGATGTTAAGATACCATGTGAGAATATGTCATCACAACTACGCAGTACTCTTGATCAGGGAATCTTCCCTACAACGAAGCAAAGAAGACAACTAATCCAAGTCTTGTATGACTATATGCTACAGTTTGGAAG ATACCCCAGCAGATTTCATTATGAACAGGTTGCACAACAACTGATTAAGGAGTACCCATGCCTAGCACAAAACAACATACCATCAGCAAAACCATATGTAAGTCCTTCAAAG GATTATTGGAAACTAAAAATTTCCGACAAGTTTAGGAATGAACGGAAAAGTATGGGAAACTTGGTTGATGAAGAGAGACGAAGGAAGGTCAGGAAAGTCTCACACCAACCTGAACTTGAAGGCGAAGATCATGGCAGCATTATGATGCACATAAA ATGGATGCAAGATGAGAGTACAAAGAAGACTCCAGATTGGAAGAAAGTAAAAGCCTTAATGGAAATTACATTCCATGAACGACGAGGCGACATCACCAACAAGATGATGGTACAGGACATTAAGGAAAAGTACCCATTTCTCTTTAGCATTACTGAG ATTCACAATGAGTTTGAGAGGATTACTGGTGTTGCTGGTGTGACAACAATTACAAAGAACTTGAGGCCATTTGTCGAAGGTATTTTGCACTTCCCATACAAGGACAAACATGctgaaaatttcatcaagacAACATTTGCAAACAAGTTGACAGAAGCTGTAACAATGGAAAAGGCTGAag AGATCAAAATAATCGCTGCACTGTCTTTACTGCCATCACTGTTTAAGAAGAATCCATCATCAATCATGGGCACCAAAGATGAGCACAGTAAC GAGAACTTAGCACCATTTTTATTGGTCAGCAGCAAGAACATCTTCGAGGCAGATGGATTTGTTGTCAATTGTGAGCAAGTGGAGGTATGCAGTTGTAAAACTTTCATGGAAGGACTGGCTTTACTTGTAGAATCTTTTTGGGTATTTGACATGCAATACCCAAAGGCAACTAAAGACATTTATAACTTTATGGAATGCTGCTTGTTCAAACTGAAAGCAGTCAAACCATCACGATGTGTGTATTCAGTTTTAACTAAGCTTTCATTCCCAGACAGTACCTGA